The DNA segment TACCCGAATTTCTTCTAAACCACACCATCTCTCCTGAAACTTAAACCTCCGATTAGATTTTTCCTTGACCGAATTTGTATCAAGGAGGATAGGCGCATGATCTGAACCGTTTTTTGCGAGACGAGATAGCGAGGCTGATGAAAAATAATCCATCCACTCACCATTTGCAAGTGCACAGTCAAGCCGCTCCCTGATCTGGTCCTGCCCTCGTCGCCTATTAGTATAGGTGAACCTTCTTCCAATCATACCCAAGTCCTTCAGTCCACCACCATGAATAAAATTCATAAACTTAGAAATAGATGAAGCTGATTTTAACCCCCTCCCCCTTCCTTCTCATCGAGGCTCACTATAGTCTTAAAATCACCCATAATTACAACTTTTTCAAAGAAACGTTGTACAAAAGAGGAAAGTTTTATGTATTGGGTAGACCGAATCCCATCCAAACTATTTAAATGTACTCCAATTTGCCCCAAGAACAGTTCAAAGCATGATCAGTTACCTTGGCAGCTATAAACTCTTTTTCAGCAAGAATCTCAACCATTGTGTCCTCCTTCTATGCTAAAGCCAATCCACCAGCTGCACCTGTCGAACTAACAATCCTCCAATCCATAAAATGACAAGATCTCAACTTACTTTCTACCAGATgagattgattttttgtttcacaTAGAAATACAATCTCAGGAGAATGAGATTGGCACATCCCTTTAAGGTTATGAACTGTTAGGGGTCTTCCCAAATCGCGACAATTTCATGAAAGAACTTTCatagtaaattaaagaaaaggaataaagaagggaataaaaaaagaattaaaaaaagaattgacAAAAATCAAACATTGACCTAGACGGcacaaaaattctattttaaagaaaattctAGCAAAACAAAATGAAGGAGTATGTACTCCTCAAGTAAAAAGCCCTAGACGGCACATCTCTCAAAAGGTAAGAGGCTTTTGCCTATATATTAATATGACTTAATGGTACATCTCTGAAAAGGTAAGAGGCTTTTGCCTATATATTAATATGACTTAATGGTAATTTGTTTAAATCCAATCTTCACATACTAtgaatgtaaaaatattttgaagagACAAGTATCCTACATTAGAAGTCTTTAATCACTCACTCAATTTATCAAAAAACTTAAggatttagtaaaaaaaaaataaagaaaatcttaAGAGTATACTTAATTAATTCCATTTTATTAAcgtttttttaaagatatattttgaATACGACACTCATCTAATagacatatcttttttattcatcaatgtattaataaaaaatacaaaatgctTTTCCAAACACACTTAAACACATCTAAATACCATCGCATATCAACTATATCCaatattattcttaatttatattcttgaaatgaattcaaaaataatatattatcatTTACTAAcgcaaaaaataatttttaaatactttatataattaacaaaaaattaaaatattacaattcattaaaaaaatattttatatttcatataTATACCATTTCCTCGTATCTTGTAAAAACTTGAAACTCGTGTGCTCTTATTAGTGTCCATGCTTCTTACGTTCCATCACAAATATTCCTAATAACAATAACTTATAGAGCTAGAACATAACcctctctaaaaaaaattaaaataataattaaaaaaaaaacaaaatgaagtaAAAATTTCTTCATTGTATTTGTTTTGTTTCACCAACAAAATTCCCCAACTATAGACATTAACATATAATTACAACAAACTCCACTCCTTCCcctaaagaaaacaaaggaattcaGAAGAAAAAGACTCAATAGAGGAAAAAACTGAAAGATTCTCATCTCAACTCCAATGACCTTTCACTAACAAATGccaaaaagttaaaaaagaaattaaatagaaacTGAGAATGGAAAAACAGTGCATAGAGCATAAAAGGGATACAATTATATGCAATGAGTCAAAGGATATACAAACATGTCAGCCAAAATTATTCCTCCTCCACATGGATATGATCCTATGAAGCACCAATTTGGCCAATCAACTCCATGATGGCGACGACGGTTTATAGACGAAATCTTGGGAGGTGGTGGTGGAACCGTAATTTAAATCGAGGTTATGAAGCTGTTCCATCAGCTGAGAACGTCTTTCCTTGAAAAAATCGAGACGAGTCGTTAACTCTACTAATGTTGAGGAAGCTACAGATGGATGTCTTCCATATTCTGTCCCCTGAAATCAGTGCTGATAGGTTAATTCCAAACTATGTTGCACAAATACAAATGAGTAatgaatatgaatatgaatatgATATGTAAACTATGGTAATTTTAAGCGGAAAAAAAATCAGTCACAAATTTGAGAAGTGTGTTTggtttgcatttttattttctgttcttGTTTTCGGTATTTTCTGTTTATAGAATTTtataaaggaaaaaagaaacacCAGGAGGTAAAAACAGAAAACTGAATTTTATTGTCActgttctctctttttttcttcctaaaattctaaaaacagaaaatgaaaacacaAACCAAATGCGCAGTGGCAGTATTTGATGCAGACATGAGACATGCATACGAATACGATAAACATCCGATAGAGTAAAAGCAGAAAAGATGGAACAAAATGCTGATGATAGGATAAGAAATCTTCATAGTTCTACATGTTAATGGAATTTGGAATAAGAGGCACTTTCCAAGGCACAATTCTTGAGAACTAAATTCTTACCTCTGCAGCCCTCGAGGTGGAAGGCATAGCAGCGGAGTCAACGGTACCAAGCTCATCTACAGACATGCTTGTCGATGCCTCGGTACTTTTTGAATCACTAGGACTTGAGTCCATAAATTGCTTTCGAGTAGGTTGTCGACTGCCATTACCGGCTGCCAATACTTGTCCTTTGAGATTTCTCCAATCTGTGCCCAACAAGCCCTCCTGaggaaaatgaaagaaaaaatgcatAGCCATGTTATTTTAAGCTATGAAAACCATAAATCCATAACAATGGCCAGATTttatcataataaataaaaaaaatacaaaacataagATTGGCCTTCAAGTGAGAAAATGGTGGCCCTCAAACTAGGAGGTTAATGGTGGGCGGAACAAGTTTTCACGAACGAAAATTACCTCAGTCCTTTGTTTCCTTTCATGATTACAAAAGGCAAGAGTTGAATCAAAATCTTGCTGAAGAAATCTCCTGCATAAATCAGATCAAGTTACACAGGGTATTCGACTCGAGATCCCAGTTTTGAAACAAAAAGCAGGTCcttataaattaaagaaacGCCGATTTAGAACTTGGTTTCAGCATTGCTTGGGCATACTTACTGCTGAGGATGGTTTTGGGCATGTTGGTATCGATCACCCACATCAGTAAGTGAACCATAGTGATGCTGTCGCTGCTGGTTAAGTTGATGGTGAAGTTCCGCAACTTTCTGCTTCAACCTGGCAACATCAGCTTCAGCAAGTGCAATCTCCTCCAGCTCGGCCTTTGTCTTCGCATAAGTTGATTTTGTAAGATTGTGTATATAGAGAAAGAAATCAGAATGGAAAAAGAATATCAAGTTTTGctagaaatgaaagaacctTGGAATCCATGCCGCGTGAACTGGAAAACTATCCTGAAGACATACTCAATCCAACTTCCAATGCCGCTCTAAGATCCCTCTCagcttgcaattgttcttgcaATCTTGAAAccttaataataaatatcatgCAGACTTCATTAATGTCgaaaaagaagaatgatgtGGTAATGTCAATGGATGATATGATGGTTAAGGAAGATAAGAATAGAACTAGcaaacaaaatcaaaagaaaataaatacgaaagaaagaaatatcggTATATAAGACcatatattgaaaaataaatgattACATCTTGTTCAAGTGCCAATCGCCGCTCGTGCAGAGCTTGCTTCCGTCTTTCTAAGCTTGCTTGTAAAATAGCATTGCCTCTAGCCTGAAATGAAAGAATAACTCCATTAAGATAAAAACAACTATAAAATACTGCACAAAAATGAGCTACCAAAAAAAACCTACCTCCTTCGCAATTCTGTGCTGCAAATCACTTTTTGCAATCTCAAGCCTTTGAATAGCAAGcctacacaaataaaaaaaatttcatgtttattttcAAGAGCAaacgaagaagaaaaaaacattAAAGCCGAAGCATTATATATAAGACCGATGATCCCGGAGTAACTATGGACCATATACAGAATAACAATGCAATGACACATTCAACAATGGCGAAAAAGTAAGTACAAAGCTAAATATCTTACTCCTCTTCTCCAGAAGAATCAACAGATTCCACTGACGGTGTCTTCCTTGCCTGCATAAATCAGAATGAATTATCAGATGACAAATATTGATAAAAGGTGACTGGGACATCTCAATTTTACCACACATCGTGAAAATTAAGTCAGTCCACTCCTTCGGATTAGTACATCTTACATAAAAGGATCATACCATGAATTTTTAAGTAGAAAAACAATTTAGGTATgaccaaaaaataaatactcACGTTACTCCTTCCCCAGAATGATGACCGTTTGGAACTGAAACTACTACTGCCAGCTTTACCCGTCTGCTTTGCAGAACCTGTTTCTATCTGAGGCACGGGTAAATGGTTGGCGGGGTCCATAGAAGATAAAATCTCACCCATAGAACGATAGGATTCAGTGGGAGGTAACAAATTTGGAGCATCCTTCTCATCAACTGAGTTCTCATTGCTCTTTCTTTGCTTGTTTTGATCCTCAGACAGTTGAGGAGTTTGAGGATCAGGATCAGCATTATGATTAGTAGTGACAGTCTTGGTATGGCCATTGGAGGATCCAACATCAGAATCATCACCTCCAAATGCCTGCATAGGCACAAATTGTGTTTGAGAAacaaaaatgaatgaaaaagatGGGTGACATTTAACCACAAATATTATGAACAAATTGCTTATTGAATCTAGCTCGGCAGAATTATGGACGTGTAGCATTCTATATATTTATGAGTTCTCTGTAGATATTCCTACATAGAAATTTGAGATTTGTATATGAAAAGAGAGTAGAAATTGAATTATTGtagaatattttttgtttaagcTAAAACATTATCGGTAAATGACAATTGATGAGGGGAGCATATAGAAGTTGCATGACATACCTTGTAATCGTAAAGATCACTGCCAGCATAACCACTACTTTCACTCAATTTTCCACTGTGTACACGATCGGCATCATCTTCTGTCTCTTGATCAACTTCATTCTCTGCATCATGGTATCCATTTTCTTTCACATCTATATTTTCATCATCGGTTGAATCTTCAGTCCCACTGTTCTCAACCCGAGAATCTGCTGAAATTGAACATCTCTGAATATTTTCTTCctgaaacaacaaaagaaaacagGATACATCAGACTCAACTAACATAAATGCAGCAAAGGACTTTAAGTCACAACTAATCAAAGAAGAAAGTCTCTCACATCAAATATACTCTCAAACTCCTCCAGCAAAGTAGTAATAATTGCTTGAGCATTATTCGCAGCATTAGCCGCAGCAAGAAGCTGAGCTGAGCTATCACCACTAACATCAAATTCATCCTCCAATTCACATTCTCCTGCTAGCAGAGGCCGCAAGAGTAAGGGAGCCATGCAAGCAGCAACAGCAGACGGTGTCATCCGATTCTCTTGAGAATGGGAAGCAACTGTGTGCATCATCTTCAGAATTCTGCAAATGCGTAAATTTTCTCATGTTAAATCAGGTCAAAAGGTGAGGTCAATATTTACGATATATGCGTGAGGAAGGGGACCTTTGTAACAAACGTCGATTTGGCTCTGGAAAGGTCTCCACTATGGCACAGCGCATTGCATTAATCCTAGCTTCTTTGCGATCAATTTCTTGCAAAATAAAAGTATCCATAAGATGAAGTTCTATATCATATATTCACTTCCAAAAAACCATCAATTCTTAAAAGCATATGGTTATCAAGAAAGGATGCAGCTAAACTTACTATAAGCCTCCAACAACGCAGTACAACATGAAGCTGGAACTGGAGATGAGGGCAGCTCTCTTAGAACATGCTGTGAACATGCCAATGTAAGACGGTTAATCAAATGAATAATCCAACAGAGCATTTAAAAATTCAAGGATCATCACAATAACTGCTCGAAAATATAGCTTCTTCCATATCAGAAGGTCATTAACCTTCAAAGTTAAAGTTGATGAAAGGATCATAATTCATAACTGACTTATGGCTTTGAGCTATTCACCGTTAGTTTGTTAACACCAAAAATTATTCGACACTAATGTTATGTACCTTGACACAGTCACCAACAACATGGGCATCCTCCTCAGAACCAAATTCAGTCTTGCCTGCAGATAATAATTCCTTAGTTTCATGTGTCATAGCAAAAGCATTGAATACTATCAACCGTCATATTAATGGTTCCATCTTACCTTGCTCATATTCTTGAACTCTCCTGTCAACCTCTTCAACATCTGCAGACTGCCTTAGAATTCCTTCAACTTTAGTTCCTGCAAAGATGATTCGTTgatgttatattttttctttcccAATGTTCAGTTAAGTGCATTTCCATTTCCCAACATGGCTTTGCAATATACATGAACCATAGAATATCAATTTAACTAAGGAAACAAAACTAAACATCTAAATCCAAAAATTTGAGACAAGGACGATGAAAACTGAAATGAAATTTGGTTAAACTAGATAGTTGTTTGAAGATCTACTTACCGTACTTCTCTAGAAACCGAAGAGCTTTTTCAAGGAAAGAAGGACCTCCATCAATATCTTCCAGTGCTAGAAGAATTGGTCTTCCAACAACCAAAGACTTAACTGGACGCTTGTCCCTCCCTAGAAAGAATATAGACAAATGAGGATGGCAGAAACTTTctatcaacaagaaaagaatatTTCTAATGATGAACGGGTAGGGGAAGGTTCAGAAGCTTGCAGAAACAACCCAAAATTGCAAAATCAACATACAACTAAAATaagttaatataatttttcagaaAAAATGGGTAGGATGCAATGAACAATGAGTatatacattgatggaaagaCCCTTCAATGGAATCACTCGCATCACTCCGAAAAATCCCATTGTGTCCCATAACAAGAGCAGCACTTGGCGCTTGTGCAAGGGCTTGTTCAAGAGCTGTCTTCCATTCAAACAAGTCTTCCGATGTCTCAGCCTGATATGGGAGAAAAACAATAAGATAATTTAAACAATGCAACatctaataaataataagtattAACTGAACTCCATCCACTCAAGATTGCAGTAGTAAGTGCAATCGTGTATCACCTTCAGGGTGAATGCTCGCCCATCACGTCCATCTGGAAATAATACTGTAAGCAGCTTTTTGTCTTCTCTAACAACAACactgaaatataaaattcaaaatttagaagatgatcattgaatgatgaaaattcaaaaataaaaaaattcaaatgtaaGAAACGTACCTTCCTGAATTGTTTAAGTCAATTCCTCCCAGTGTCAGGTTTACTTCACCACCTCTCTGTGGAAGGGCACTCTACATGACCAACCAAAGTAAAGATAGTCAAAGAAAATGACCAaccaacattttttttataaaggtGCCAAATAAGCAAAGATTTGTGTAGTTTTACACAATCATCTAAAACTGGTCCATATTCACATTTTCAAACAGAAAGATCTATGGAGGATTGATCGATCgcaatatattaatttttgtctGCAATCTACAGTTCTACAGCTACATATGCTTAATTGGGAATACAATCATCTGAAGAACTGGAATATAAGGACagtgaaaattatttaaataaagatgATAAAAGAAGAATGGGAGAGATTTAATACTAACCGGatcatttttgaagaaaaccAATGATGTGCGCGTGAGTATAAACCACCGCTTCTTCCAAGACTTCCAGCCTATACctacaaaattcaaaacaagaaaacaaggATAAATTCCCGTATCATTAACTTATTTGGATATGAAAATATCAACAACCATATTTGAAATAAAGGAGGGAAAAAAATCAAGCGAGAACAAAAGAGGTAAGGGGGAAAAGAAAGCATAAttgggaaagaaagaaaaaaatacaaatacttACCTTTAGAAGATATGAAAAGTGGGCCACTTTTGAAAACCTGCCAAATAGCAAGATGTGTTAGGAGCCATTCGATAACTTCTCATGATATCTACTTTCAAACTGAGCAATTATATTAGAAATACAAGCTAGAAATGAAGTACACGTGAGCCAGAAAACACAGGTTATCATTATTCAAGAACAACATCGCTTCTTCGAAGATAACAACAACCTATAATAAGAAACTAGATGACAAGCTCTATGGCCTTTAGACTGCGTCAATGACTTGTAGAATTTTAAACTGGCACAACTGGTCTTCCCATTTCTTTCCAACTAAAAATTTCGGATTCTTTGGCTCTAAGACAAGTATTCAGCTGTTTTGCATTGTCCCACCATTTGGGATATATGGATGGATATAAATCTTTTGTACTTCCGGAAAATCTAAGTTTTGCCAGGGTCCAACTACCTAGAAATTCTGGTTTTGTTTTCTTCAATTTAAAAGGAATATGTAGAGCATGATCTTTTGGAGGCACACATGTTAACTCGAACACATGCATTTTGGTGCAACTTaacacaagaaagaaaaagaataagaaaaaaaaaatcagcaagGACAATGGAACGAAACAATAGGAGGAAGAATAGTTGATGCTAGAATCATCCAGGTAAAAGATCCATCAGATATCAATGTGTACAAGACATTTATTGTTTCATTTGCTTTTCATCCTTTTCACAATGCAGATCAGTATATGAGTGTATTAGTGGTTTTATTTAGCATACTCAATTGTTTAATGCATTCAATTTATGAATAGCGACTTCTCAATCAGTTTGATCTATACTCTCATCGTCCAAATCTTCTACATTAGAAGCAGCTATTTCTTTTGAATGACATCTATACTCTACATATTTGAACAGACAACATTCTCATTTTATGATAATCAAATAGTCAGGTCCAAATCACAACCTCCGGCATGCCAGCCATTATCAGCATAAAATCATAACTGTTTACTGTGTTATTATGATCATGCTTATGATTATGTTAAACAAGAAATGGTCCTAAACTATTAAGGAAACtaaaatataaacatatatgGTAAATGACACCTAGATTCCTAGATTCAGCTAGTTCATTAGTGCCCCTGTCCCAAATTCTCAATACTTACTAGAATAAGCTAATTAGCTAAATACACTAGAGAAAATTCCAATGCATCCTGAAAACCAACACTTAACTAGGAATACTAAACCACCAATTCCAAATGCTATTTTCACTCTTTTGGCAATATTTTCAAGGAGATACACATCAAACCAAATCTCTCACACCTCAACCAATAAATCAACtactttaaaaacaaaaacttccTCCTCAAACTCAAATTTCCATCAAATCATTTCTGCATTAGCTCAAAATTACTTAAACAGTaacatttcttttatatttttgggcTATTTGATTCtatcaaagatgaaaacagaatatgaaataataaaacataCCGTGTTGGAAGCTCCATGTCTAGGTCTCTCAAAAGCAGCTAAAGAAGCAGACATTTCCtccaacacacacacacaaacacaacaCTATCACTTAAGAACCACCATTGCCACTGACCTCAAAGCtcaatcaccaccaccaccaaaacCCAAAATCAAAAATTGAAACTTTTCCTCAACATTCCAAACCCCAAAAAATCCAAAACCAAAAGCCCCAGCTCCACCATTCAGTCAACCCATCAAGGAGATCCAACACTTAGCTCCAACACCACTTGAATCACGGAGATCTGAACAC comes from the Arachis duranensis cultivar V14167 chromosome 7, aradu.V14167.gnm2.J7QH, whole genome shotgun sequence genome and includes:
- the LOC107496614 gene encoding LOW QUALITY PROTEIN: rho GTPase-activating protein 7 (The sequence of the model RefSeq protein was modified relative to this genomic sequence to represent the inferred CDS: substituted 1 base at 1 genomic stop codon), which translates into the protein MSASLAAFERPRHGASNTVFKSGPLFISSKGIGWKSWKKRWFILTRTSLVFFKNDPSALPQRGGEVNLTLGGIDLNNSGSVVVREDKKLLTVLFPDGRDGRAFTLKAETSEDLFEWKTALEQALAQAPSAALVMGHNGIFRSDASDSIEGSFHQWRDKRPVKSLVVGRPILLALEDIDGGPSFLEKALRFLEKYGTKVEGILRQSADVEEVDRRVQEYEQGKTEFGSEEDAHVVGDCVKHVLRELPSSPVPASCCTALLEAYKIDRKEARINAMRCAIVETFPEPNRRLLQRILKMMHTVASHSQENRMTPSAVAACMAPLLLRPLLAGECELEDEFDVSGDSSAQLLAAANAANNAQAIITTLLEEFESIFDEENIQRCSISADSRVENSGTEDSTDDENIDVKENGYHDAENEVDQETEDDADRVHSGKLSESSGYAGSDLYDYKAFGGDDSDVGSSNGHTKTVTTNHNADPDPQTPQLSEDQNKQRKSNENSVDEKDAPNLLPPTESYRSMGEILSSMDPANHLPVPQIETGSAKQTGKAGSSSFSSKRSSFWGRSNARKTPSVESVDSSGEEELAIQRLEIAKSDLQHRIAKEARGNAILQASLERRKQALHERRLALEQDVSRLQEQLQAERDLRAALEVGLSMSSGXFSSSRGMDSKTKAELEEIALAEADVARLKQKVAELHHQLNQQRQHHYGSLTDVGDRYQHAQNHPQQRFLQQDFDSTLAFCNHERKQRTEEGLLGTDWRNLKGQVLAAGNGSRQPTRKQFMDSSPSDSKSTEASTSMSVDELGTVDSAAMPSTSRAAEGTEYGRHPSVASSTLVELTTRLDFFKERRSQLMEQLHNLDLNYGSTTTSQDFVYKPSSPSWS